A genomic stretch from Burkholderia pyrrocinia includes:
- a CDS encoding DHA2 family efflux MFS transporter permease subunit, translating to MSATTASAASPAAEPAPLTGGALALLTVGLALGTFMEVLDTSIANVAVPTISGSLGVATSEGTWVISSYSVASAIAVPLTGWLARRVGEVRLFTLSVLAFTVASALCGLATNFETLIAFRLLQGLVSGPMVPLSQTILMRSYPPAKRGLALGLWAMTVIVAPIFGPLLGGWISDNYTWPWIFYINLPIGVFSATCAYFLLRGRETKTSKQRIDAVGLALLVIGVSCLQMMLDLGKDRDWFNSSFIVALALIAVVSLAFMLVWEATEKEPVVDLSLFKDRNFALGALIISFGFMAFFGSVVIFPLWLQTVMGYTAGKAGLATAPVGLLALVLSPLIGRNMHRLDLRMVASFAFIVFAGVSLWNATFTLDVPFNHVILPRLVQGIGVACFFVPMTTITLSSISDERLASASGLSNFLRTLSGAIGTAASSTFWENDAIYHHARLSESVSVYTQNTTDYQGALAQLGIVGQTANAQLNQLVTQQGFMMATNDFFHLSAVMFIALAALVWITKPRKGAGPAMGH from the coding sequence ATGTCCGCCACCACGGCATCCGCCGCCTCCCCCGCCGCCGAACCCGCGCCGCTGACCGGCGGCGCGCTCGCGCTGCTCACCGTCGGGCTCGCGCTCGGCACCTTCATGGAAGTGCTCGACACGTCGATCGCGAACGTCGCGGTGCCGACCATCTCGGGCAGCCTCGGCGTCGCGACGAGCGAAGGCACGTGGGTGATCTCGTCATATTCGGTCGCGTCCGCGATCGCGGTGCCGCTGACCGGCTGGCTCGCGCGGCGGGTCGGCGAGGTGCGGCTGTTTACGCTGTCGGTGCTCGCGTTCACGGTCGCGTCGGCGCTGTGCGGCCTCGCGACCAACTTCGAGACGCTGATCGCGTTCCGGCTGCTGCAGGGCCTCGTGTCGGGGCCGATGGTGCCGCTGTCGCAGACGATCCTGATGCGCAGCTACCCGCCCGCGAAGCGCGGGCTCGCGCTCGGGCTATGGGCGATGACGGTGATCGTCGCGCCGATCTTCGGCCCGCTGCTGGGCGGCTGGATCAGCGACAACTACACGTGGCCGTGGATCTTCTACATCAACCTGCCGATCGGCGTGTTCTCGGCGACCTGCGCGTACTTCCTGCTGCGCGGCCGCGAGACGAAGACGTCGAAGCAGCGGATCGACGCGGTCGGCCTCGCGCTGCTCGTGATCGGCGTGTCGTGCCTGCAGATGATGCTCGACCTCGGCAAGGACCGCGACTGGTTCAACTCGTCGTTCATCGTCGCGCTCGCGCTGATCGCGGTCGTGTCGCTCGCGTTCATGCTCGTGTGGGAGGCGACCGAGAAGGAGCCGGTGGTCGACCTGTCGCTGTTCAAGGACCGCAACTTCGCGCTCGGCGCACTGATCATCTCGTTCGGCTTCATGGCGTTCTTCGGCTCGGTCGTGATCTTCCCGCTGTGGCTGCAGACGGTGATGGGCTACACGGCCGGCAAGGCCGGCCTCGCGACCGCGCCGGTCGGGCTGCTCGCGCTGGTGCTGTCACCGCTGATCGGCCGCAACATGCACCGGCTCGACCTGCGGATGGTCGCGAGTTTCGCGTTCATCGTGTTCGCGGGCGTGTCGCTGTGGAACGCGACGTTTACGCTCGACGTGCCGTTCAACCACGTGATCCTGCCGCGGCTCGTGCAGGGGATCGGCGTCGCGTGCTTCTTCGTGCCGATGACGACGATCACGCTGTCGAGCATCTCCGACGAGCGGCTCGCGAGCGCGTCGGGGCTGTCGAACTTCCTGCGCACGCTGTCGGGCGCGATCGGCACCGCGGCCAGCTCGACGTTCTGGGAAAACGACGCGATCTACCACCATGCACGGCTGTCGGAATCGGTGAGCGTCTACACGCAGAACACGACCGACTACCAGGGCGCGCTCGCGCAGCTCGGCATCGTCGGGCAGACGGCCAATGCGCAGCTCAACCAGCTCGTCACGCAGCAGGGCTTCATGATGGCGACCAACGACTTCTTCCACCTGTCGGCGGTGATGTTCATCGCGCTCGCGGCGCTCGTGTGGATCACGAAGCCGAGGAAGGGCGCGGGGCCGGCGATGGGGCATTGA
- a CDS encoding PulJ/GspJ family protein, with amino-acid sequence MRRPHARPARGFTLIELMIAIAILAVVAILAWRGLDQVMRGRDKVASAMEDERVFAQMFDQMRIDARLAATDDEAGQPAIGVAGNTLQIVREFDVPGAAPRLQVVRYRIAGGRVVRYASPPLDDANRLQGVLKDSSVEGWSWVALMGGVGAIDAKLYVPRVGWTTNLQTADDALAQNNDALKVPQIGNAPPPRAVTGLQVSIGATSLRVPVTRVFLVGE; translated from the coding sequence ATGCGACGCCCGCACGCGCGCCCCGCCCGGGGCTTCACGCTGATCGAGCTGATGATCGCGATCGCGATCCTCGCGGTGGTCGCCATCCTCGCGTGGCGCGGGCTCGACCAGGTCATGCGCGGCCGCGACAAGGTTGCGTCCGCGATGGAAGACGAGCGCGTGTTCGCGCAGATGTTCGACCAGATGCGCATCGACGCGCGGCTTGCCGCGACCGACGACGAGGCCGGCCAGCCGGCGATCGGCGTCGCCGGCAACACGCTGCAGATCGTTCGCGAATTCGACGTGCCGGGCGCCGCGCCGCGGCTGCAGGTGGTCCGCTACCGGATCGCCGGCGGGCGCGTCGTGCGCTACGCGTCGCCGCCGCTCGACGATGCGAACCGGCTGCAAGGCGTGCTGAAGGACAGCAGCGTCGAAGGCTGGAGCTGGGTCGCGTTGATGGGCGGCGTCGGCGCGATCGACGCGAAGCTGTACGTGCCGCGCGTGGGCTGGACCACCAACCTGCAGACGGCCGACGACGCGCTCGCGCAGAACAACGATGCGCTCAAGGTGCCGCAGATCGGCAACGCGCCGCCGCCGCGCGCGGTGACGGGGCTGCAGGTCAGCATCGGCGCGACGTCGCTGCGCGTGCCGGTCACGCGCGTGTTCCTCGTCGGGGAATGA
- a CDS encoding efflux transporter outer membrane subunit — protein sequence MPYAPLPRALRPLSAAVAVATAVLLAGCAVGPDYHRPDTSIPAAFKEAPAGWKVAQPADRADRGPWWTVYNDPQLDALIGKLNASNQTIAQSAAAYRQARALVTEARAAYFPTVGLTASGSRARTPRTSLSSGSSSSFGSGSSGSISNSYSVGLDASWEPDLWGKVSRTVSAQRAGEAAAAADLANARLSQQALLAQTYFQLRTSDALQKLLDDTVKSYEQSSKLTQNQYAQGVAARADVIQAQTQLQSAQAASIDNGVARAQYEHAIATLIGEPASTFSLPPNPLAAEPPITPVDVPSALLERRPDIAAAERRAASANEQIGVAISAFFPTLTLSATGGFQSSVWSQLFTLPARFWTVGPQLAATLFDAGLRAAQTDAARATYDQDVAAYRLAVLTAFQDVEDNLASQRILAQEIDVQRQAVDSAEHSLAIVTNQYKAGTVAYLNVLTAQTTAFTAQQKLATIAGQRMVSSVGLVKALGGGWDASDMTRETGDMAAPAPVPAPGAAAPAATASSAAAPLAQK from the coding sequence ATGCCGTACGCTCCCCTCCCGCGCGCCCTTCGCCCGCTGAGCGCCGCCGTCGCCGTTGCGACGGCCGTGCTGCTCGCCGGCTGCGCCGTCGGGCCCGACTATCACCGGCCCGACACGTCGATTCCCGCCGCATTCAAGGAAGCGCCGGCCGGCTGGAAGGTCGCGCAGCCCGCCGATCGTGCCGACCGCGGCCCGTGGTGGACGGTCTACAACGATCCGCAGCTCGATGCGCTGATCGGCAAGCTCAATGCGTCGAACCAGACCATCGCGCAATCGGCGGCCGCATACCGGCAGGCGCGCGCGCTCGTCACCGAGGCGCGCGCCGCGTATTTCCCGACCGTCGGGCTGACCGCGTCGGGCTCGCGCGCCCGCACGCCGCGCACGTCGCTGTCGTCGGGCTCGTCGTCGAGTTTCGGCAGCGGCTCGTCCGGATCGATCAGCAACAGCTACAGCGTCGGCCTCGACGCGAGCTGGGAACCCGACCTGTGGGGCAAGGTGAGCCGCACCGTCAGCGCGCAGCGCGCCGGCGAAGCGGCCGCCGCGGCCGATCTCGCGAACGCGCGGCTGTCGCAGCAGGCGCTGCTCGCGCAAACCTATTTCCAGCTGCGCACGTCCGATGCGCTGCAGAAGCTGCTCGACGACACCGTGAAGTCGTACGAACAGTCGTCGAAACTCACGCAGAACCAGTATGCGCAGGGCGTCGCCGCGCGCGCGGACGTGATCCAGGCGCAGACGCAACTGCAGAGTGCGCAGGCGGCGTCGATCGACAACGGCGTCGCACGCGCGCAGTACGAGCATGCGATCGCGACGCTGATCGGCGAACCGGCGTCGACCTTCTCGCTGCCGCCGAACCCGCTCGCGGCCGAGCCGCCGATCACGCCGGTCGACGTGCCGTCCGCGCTGCTCGAGCGCCGGCCCGACATCGCGGCCGCCGAGCGCCGCGCGGCTTCCGCGAACGAACAGATCGGCGTCGCGATTTCCGCATTCTTCCCGACGCTCACGCTGTCGGCCACCGGCGGCTTCCAGAGTTCGGTGTGGTCGCAGCTGTTCACGCTGCCGGCGCGTTTCTGGACGGTCGGCCCGCAACTCGCGGCCACGCTGTTCGACGCGGGGCTGCGCGCCGCGCAGACCGACGCCGCGCGCGCGACCTACGACCAGGACGTCGCCGCGTATCGCCTCGCGGTGCTCACCGCATTCCAGGACGTCGAGGACAATCTCGCGTCGCAGCGCATCCTCGCGCAGGAAATCGACGTGCAGCGGCAGGCCGTCGACAGCGCCGAGCACTCGCTCGCGATCGTCACGAACCAGTACAAGGCCGGCACGGTCGCGTACCTGAACGTGCTGACCGCGCAGACCACCGCGTTCACCGCGCAGCAGAAGCTCGCGACGATCGCCGGGCAGCGGATGGTGTCGTCGGTCGGGCTCGTGAAGGCGCTCGGCGGCGGCTGGGATGCGTCGGACATGACGCGCGAAACGGGCGACATGGCTGCGCCGGCGCCCGTGCCGGCGCCCGGTGCGGCCGCGCCTGCGGCAACCGCATCGTCGGCCGCCGCGCCGCTCGCGCAGAAGTAG
- a CDS encoding LysR family transcriptional regulator, with protein MELRALRYFVEVVRQQSFTAAADKLFVTQPTISKMVKALEDEIGSPLLLRDGRQMVLTDAGRIVFQRGQDVLAAQAQLQSELNDLGTLGRGELTIGIPPLGGSLFTPIIAAYKQRYPNIELKLFEQGARMIEAALMSGELELGGLLEPVDPAVFERLPMVRAPLWLVAPRESRWEDQATVPLADLARESFVFYAESLALHDAVLDACRKAGFTPSIVSRSGHWDFMAALVHAGVGIALLPEPYCRRLDAGQFTCRPIVEPEITWAIALGWLKKGYLSHAARAWLEVARATLPVAPVDDLAFGGLRARE; from the coding sequence ATGGAATTGCGCGCGCTGCGGTACTTCGTCGAGGTGGTCCGCCAGCAGAGCTTCACCGCGGCGGCCGACAAGCTGTTCGTGACCCAGCCGACCATCAGCAAGATGGTGAAGGCGCTCGAGGACGAGATCGGTTCGCCGCTGTTGCTGCGCGACGGCCGGCAGATGGTGCTGACCGACGCGGGGCGGATCGTGTTCCAGCGCGGCCAGGACGTGCTCGCCGCGCAGGCGCAGCTGCAGTCGGAGCTGAACGATCTCGGCACGCTCGGACGCGGCGAGCTGACGATCGGCATCCCGCCGCTCGGCGGTTCGCTGTTCACGCCGATCATCGCCGCGTACAAGCAGCGCTATCCGAACATCGAGCTGAAGCTGTTCGAGCAGGGCGCGCGGATGATCGAGGCGGCGCTGATGTCGGGCGAACTGGAGCTGGGCGGGCTGCTGGAGCCGGTCGATCCGGCCGTGTTCGAGCGGCTGCCGATGGTGCGCGCGCCGCTGTGGCTCGTCGCGCCGCGCGAGTCGCGCTGGGAGGATCAAGCGACCGTGCCGCTCGCGGATCTCGCGCGCGAGTCGTTCGTGTTCTATGCGGAAAGCCTCGCGCTGCACGACGCGGTGCTCGACGCGTGCAGGAAGGCCGGCTTCACGCCGTCGATCGTGAGCCGCAGCGGCCATTGGGATTTCATGGCCGCGCTCGTGCATGCGGGCGTCGGCATCGCGCTGCTGCCGGAGCCGTACTGCCGGCGGCTCGACGCGGGGCAGTTCACGTGCCGGCCGATCGTCGAGCCGGAGATCACTTGGGCGATCGCGCTCGGCTGGCTGAAGAAGGGGTATCTGTCGCACGCGGCGCGCGCGTGGCTGGAAGTGGCACGGGCGACGCTGCCCGTCGCGCCCGTCGACGATCTCGCGTTCGGCGGGTTGCGGGCGAGGGAGTGA
- a CDS encoding type II toxin-antitoxin system VapC family toxin, giving the protein MKLLLDTHLILWAAADAAELPGRARALIEDSAHTLLFSVASLWEIVIKRGLDRDDFQVEPHVLRRNLLDAGYVELPITSAHVLAVEQLPPVHRDPFDRLLIAQAISEGITLLTHDHTVARYPGPVQHV; this is encoded by the coding sequence GTGAAGCTGTTGCTCGATACCCATTTGATCCTCTGGGCCGCCGCCGACGCGGCGGAACTGCCGGGCCGCGCCCGTGCGCTCATCGAGGATTCCGCCCATACCCTGCTCTTCAGCGTGGCGAGTCTTTGGGAGATCGTCATCAAGCGTGGGCTGGACCGTGACGATTTCCAGGTCGAGCCGCATGTACTTCGCCGCAATCTGCTCGACGCCGGCTATGTGGAGCTGCCGATCACGAGCGCACACGTCCTCGCCGTCGAGCAGCTACCGCCGGTGCATCGCGACCCGTTCGATCGCCTGCTGATCGCGCAGGCGATTTCCGAGGGCATCACCCTGCTCACGCACGATCACACCGTCGCCCGGTATCCGGGCCCCGTCCAGCACGTCTGA
- the gspI gene encoding type II secretion system minor pseudopilin GspI, with protein MRRRLPFPVSSSRGFTMIEVLVALAIIAVALAASIRAVGTMATNASDLHRRLLAGWSADNALAQLRLTHAWPQIGDQSFDCSQGNVQLVCTQSVSATPNPVFRRVRVSVSMPGRAGVLAQMVTVVANETSRPL; from the coding sequence ATGCGTCGTCGCCTGCCCTTCCCCGTTTCTTCGTCGCGCGGCTTCACGATGATCGAAGTGCTGGTCGCGCTCGCGATCATCGCGGTCGCGCTCGCCGCGTCGATCCGCGCGGTCGGCACGATGGCGACCAACGCATCCGACCTCCATCGCCGGCTGCTGGCCGGCTGGAGCGCCGACAACGCGCTCGCGCAGTTGCGGCTCACGCACGCGTGGCCGCAGATCGGCGACCAGAGCTTCGACTGTTCGCAAGGCAACGTGCAGCTCGTCTGCACGCAGAGCGTGAGCGCCACGCCGAACCCCGTGTTCCGGCGCGTTCGGGTGTCGGTGAGCATGCCCGGGCGCGCCGGCGTGCTCGCGCAGATGGTGACGGTGGTCGCGAATGAAACCAGCCGTCCGCTCTGA
- a CDS encoding type II secretion system protein N, whose amino-acid sequence MRPWTKRLATALPWVLAGGLATAVTLVALAPAAWIAPQFARATGGHVNLVDPDGSLWHGSGTLMLAPGADQSAATLLPGRVEWTTGFWPLLTGRVQMRMRQTEAMPDAVTLDATWRGAVLSAGTMAVPASLLAGLGAPFNTLDLQGDVRLGWTDWRLFGNNAFGQLTVTIDSMSSRVSRVKPLGSYRAVLQAKGAGADLDLSTTQGPLFLDGHGSFGPGQGSFRGTAHAAPEQQANLAGLLNLLGHPIGNNEVSLIFGDAMR is encoded by the coding sequence ATGAGGCCATGGACGAAGCGGCTCGCCACCGCATTGCCGTGGGTACTGGCGGGCGGACTGGCGACGGCGGTGACGCTCGTCGCGCTCGCGCCGGCCGCGTGGATCGCGCCGCAGTTCGCGCGCGCGACCGGCGGACACGTGAATCTCGTCGATCCGGACGGGTCGCTGTGGCACGGCTCGGGCACGCTGATGCTCGCGCCGGGCGCCGACCAGAGCGCGGCGACGCTGCTGCCGGGCCGGGTCGAATGGACCACCGGCTTCTGGCCGCTGCTGACCGGGCGCGTGCAGATGCGCATGCGCCAGACCGAGGCGATGCCCGATGCCGTCACGCTCGATGCGACGTGGCGTGGCGCGGTGCTGTCGGCGGGCACGATGGCCGTGCCGGCGTCGCTGCTCGCGGGGCTCGGCGCGCCGTTCAACACGCTCGACCTGCAGGGCGACGTGCGGCTCGGCTGGACCGACTGGCGCCTGTTCGGCAACAACGCGTTCGGCCAGTTGACGGTGACGATCGACTCGATGAGTTCGCGCGTGTCGCGCGTGAAGCCGCTCGGTTCGTACCGCGCTGTGCTGCAGGCGAAGGGGGCGGGCGCCGATCTCGACCTGTCGACGACGCAGGGCCCGCTGTTCCTCGACGGACACGGCAGCTTCGGCCCAGGCCAGGGATCGTTCCGCGGTACCGCGCATGCGGCGCCCGAGCAGCAGGCGAACCTCGCGGGGCTGCTGAACCTGCTCGGCCACCCGATCGGGAACAACGAGGTGTCGCTGATCTTCGGCGACGCGATGCGCTGA
- a CDS encoding MarR family winged helix-turn-helix transcriptional regulator gives MTGGLYDPENIALETSLGYYLSKAKQALVERMDRALEPLDLTAQQIGVILLLSRGYARTPFELSRKMSYDSGSMTRMLDRLERKGLVARSRSEQDRRMIELTLTERGADAARALPSLIATALNAQLDGFSADELATLTGLLQRFIANGPGTTGCPKPDEPDC, from the coding sequence ATGACCGGCGGCCTCTACGATCCCGAGAACATCGCGCTGGAAACGAGCCTCGGCTATTACCTGTCGAAGGCGAAGCAGGCGCTCGTCGAGCGGATGGATCGCGCGCTCGAGCCGCTCGACCTCACCGCACAGCAGATCGGCGTGATCCTGCTGCTGTCGCGAGGTTATGCGCGCACGCCGTTCGAGCTGTCCCGCAAGATGTCGTACGACAGCGGTTCGATGACGCGCATGCTCGACCGGCTCGAACGCAAGGGGCTGGTCGCGCGTTCGCGCAGCGAGCAGGACCGCCGGATGATCGAGCTGACGCTGACCGAGCGCGGCGCCGATGCGGCCCGCGCGCTGCCGTCGCTGATCGCGACCGCGCTCAACGCGCAGCTCGACGGTTTCTCGGCCGACGAACTCGCGACGCTCACCGGCCTGTTGCAGCGCTTCATCGCCAACGGGCCCGGCACGACCGGTTGCCCGAAGCCCGACGAACCGGACTGCTGA
- a CDS encoding multidrug ABC transporter ATPase: protein MLFLKNAAGALRRNLTDTAHHVFSGPHRGWKIALYVTMLVVPGGSLAALGFAWFDHRRQRNVKGGARRTSQPAAAEPSSWRPATEPVPVPVRCH from the coding sequence ATGCTGTTCCTGAAAAATGCCGCCGGCGCGCTGCGCCGCAACCTGACCGATACCGCTCATCATGTGTTTTCCGGGCCGCACCGCGGTTGGAAGATCGCGCTGTACGTGACGATGCTGGTCGTGCCGGGCGGCTCGCTCGCGGCGCTCGGGTTCGCATGGTTCGATCATCGCCGGCAGCGCAATGTGAAGGGCGGCGCACGCCGCACGAGCCAGCCGGCCGCGGCGGAGCCGTCGTCATGGCGGCCCGCCACCGAGCCCGTCCCGGTGCCCGTGCGGTGCCACTGA
- the gspK gene encoding type II secretion system minor pseudopilin GspK, with protein sequence MRARPHRSSLANRAAARAHARGRQRGAAIITALLVVALSAILVSGMLWRQQVQIRRIENQRVIAQAQWVARGALDWTRMILRSEGDTAPGITYLGGIWGVPIAKTKLSDFLGRIGAPNDNGGEDTYISGSIEDAQAKFNLRNLVASPAPGVLQLNVTQLQAFQRLLTTLGYDGAFAKRIALQVRAGLMHSATRFQMPTLPGGGGTAPATAPVTTDQQGGGFTDDPGMSGGDRGPAPLMMTGVDSLLDVDGVTPEMVARLRPFVTVLPTTTPVNMNTAPAEVIAALMPGMSVSSAQALVSRRETVFFRNVGDVQLALRGAGAPNVTLDSSLVDVNSSYFIVHGRIQHERAEVDRTSLVYRDPTTHSTRVVRIRDQL encoded by the coding sequence ATGCGCGCGCGCCCTCACCGTTCATCGCTCGCCAACCGCGCCGCCGCGCGCGCGCATGCACGCGGCCGCCAGCGCGGCGCCGCGATCATCACCGCGCTGCTCGTCGTCGCGCTGTCGGCGATCCTCGTCTCGGGGATGCTGTGGCGCCAGCAGGTGCAGATCCGCCGCATCGAGAACCAGCGCGTGATCGCGCAGGCGCAGTGGGTCGCGCGCGGTGCGCTCGACTGGACGCGGATGATCCTGCGCTCCGAAGGCGATACGGCGCCCGGCATCACGTATCTCGGCGGGATCTGGGGCGTGCCGATCGCGAAGACGAAGCTGTCGGACTTCCTCGGCCGGATCGGCGCGCCCAACGACAACGGCGGCGAAGATACCTATATCTCCGGCTCGATCGAGGACGCGCAGGCGAAGTTCAACCTGCGCAACCTCGTGGCGTCGCCGGCGCCCGGCGTGCTGCAGTTGAACGTCACGCAGCTGCAGGCGTTCCAGCGCCTGCTGACGACGCTCGGCTACGACGGCGCGTTCGCGAAACGCATCGCGCTGCAGGTGCGCGCGGGCCTCATGCATTCGGCCACGCGCTTCCAGATGCCGACGCTGCCGGGCGGCGGCGGCACGGCGCCGGCCACCGCGCCGGTGACCACCGACCAGCAGGGCGGCGGCTTCACCGACGATCCCGGCATGTCCGGCGGCGACCGCGGGCCCGCGCCGCTGATGATGACGGGCGTCGACAGCCTGCTCGACGTCGACGGCGTGACGCCCGAGATGGTCGCGCGGCTGCGCCCGTTCGTCACCGTGCTGCCGACCACGACGCCCGTGAACATGAACACCGCGCCGGCCGAGGTGATCGCGGCGCTCATGCCGGGGATGAGCGTGTCGTCCGCGCAGGCGCTGGTGTCGCGCCGCGAGACCGTGTTTTTCCGCAACGTCGGCGACGTGCAGCTCGCGCTGCGCGGCGCCGGCGCGCCGAACGTGACGCTCGACTCGAGCCTCGTCGACGTCAATTCGAGCTATTTCATCGTGCATGGCCGGATCCAGCACGAACGTGCGGAGGTCGATCGCACCTCGCTCGTGTATCGTGATCCGACCACGCACTCGACGCGGGTCGTGCGTATCCGCGACCAGCTATAA
- the gspL gene encoding type II secretion system protein GspL, with protein MSTLIVSLPPREPAVPLQEWQWPELPFTLVDKAGQVQRAGRAALALLPRANATVLIVAARDVLLLAAKVPPLKGPKLRQALPNIVEDQLIQDPLGCHIALDPVALPDGRRVLAVVDRAWFRAICDAFAAAGHRHLSAVPATRCLPAPRTSAETASAAPVDGEAAVAADAALVADAVEPPARPATVAAVLGLATAVEPALVEAGALPAVAGAPRLELAVARGALGEGFAAPASRAAGTLAALAGGGDVELYELGEPGAEPRLASVGRTDGPLLPGAAPLSFDTFARRALTERFDLCQFEFESQPWRFDRATVKRLRVPIALVAATLGVAVVGMNLHWWKLSRERDALSAQITETLLSAFPKTTTVLDPPAQMQRQLDQLRLAAGELSPNDFLALASGLTRSMGALPLNGIASLDYHDRRLDVGFKPEVKVDPDFTQRLARNGLSGEVDSNTGKWTIRSRS; from the coding sequence GTGAGCACGTTGATTGTTTCTTTGCCGCCGCGCGAGCCTGCCGTGCCGTTGCAGGAATGGCAGTGGCCCGAGCTGCCGTTCACGCTCGTCGACAAGGCCGGCCAGGTGCAGCGCGCGGGCCGCGCCGCGCTCGCGCTGCTGCCGCGCGCGAATGCGACGGTGCTGATCGTCGCCGCGCGCGACGTGCTGCTGCTGGCCGCGAAGGTGCCGCCGCTCAAGGGGCCTAAGCTGCGCCAGGCGCTGCCCAACATCGTCGAGGATCAGCTGATCCAGGATCCGCTCGGCTGCCACATCGCGCTCGATCCGGTCGCGCTGCCCGACGGGCGCCGCGTGCTGGCCGTGGTCGATCGCGCGTGGTTCCGCGCGATCTGCGACGCGTTCGCGGCGGCCGGCCACCGGCACCTGAGCGCGGTGCCCGCGACCCGCTGCCTGCCGGCGCCGCGCACGTCGGCCGAAACGGCTTCGGCCGCGCCGGTCGACGGTGAAGCGGCCGTCGCGGCCGATGCCGCGCTTGTCGCGGACGCCGTCGAGCCGCCCGCCCGCCCGGCGACGGTCGCCGCCGTGCTCGGGCTCGCGACGGCGGTCGAACCGGCGCTCGTCGAAGCCGGCGCGCTGCCGGCCGTGGCCGGTGCGCCGCGCCTCGAACTCGCGGTTGCGCGCGGTGCGCTCGGCGAAGGCTTCGCGGCGCCTGCGTCGCGCGCGGCCGGCACGCTGGCCGCGCTCGCGGGCGGCGGCGACGTTGAACTGTACGAACTCGGCGAGCCGGGCGCGGAGCCGCGGCTCGCGTCGGTCGGCCGCACCGACGGCCCGCTGCTGCCGGGTGCCGCGCCGCTGTCGTTCGACACGTTCGCGCGGCGCGCGCTGACCGAGCGTTTCGATCTGTGCCAGTTCGAATTCGAATCGCAGCCGTGGCGCTTCGACCGCGCGACGGTGAAGCGCCTGCGCGTGCCGATCGCACTCGTCGCGGCGACGCTCGGCGTCGCGGTGGTCGGGATGAACCTGCACTGGTGGAAGCTGTCGCGCGAGCGCGATGCGCTGTCCGCGCAGATCACCGAGACGCTGCTGTCCGCATTCCCGAAGACGACGACGGTGCTCGATCCGCCCGCGCAGATGCAGCGCCAGCTCGACCAGTTGCGCCTGGCGGCCGGCGAGCTGTCGCCGAACGATTTCCTCGCGCTGGCGAGCGGGTTGACGCGCTCGATGGGCGCGCTGCCGCTGAACGGCATCGCGTCGCTCGACTATCACGACCGGCGGCTCGACGTCGGCTTCAAGCCGGAGGTCAAGGTCGATCCCGATTTCACGCAGCGCCTCGCGCGCAACGGCCTGTCCGGCGAAGTCGACAGCAATACGGGCAAATGGACGATCCGGAGCCGCTCATGA
- the gspM gene encoding type II secretion system protein GspM — protein sequence MKTEQLNQTLTQFWGERSQREKMLLGWGGAVLAVAIAYSVLWSPAQEGRARIQRELPNMRRELAQMTAQANEAKSLTAAAQGVAPTGLALKDALTASLSDHGLQGAQVQIVGNGVQIQMKNVSFPAWTQWLDDARRQFKVQVGEAHATALKDDGQVDLTAVMQPSTQK from the coding sequence ATGAAGACGGAACAACTGAACCAGACGCTGACCCAGTTCTGGGGCGAGCGCTCGCAGCGCGAGAAGATGCTGCTCGGCTGGGGCGGCGCCGTGCTGGCGGTCGCGATCGCGTATTCGGTGCTGTGGTCGCCGGCGCAGGAAGGCCGCGCGCGGATCCAGCGCGAGCTGCCGAATATGCGCCGCGAACTCGCGCAGATGACCGCGCAGGCGAACGAGGCGAAGTCGCTGACGGCCGCCGCGCAGGGCGTCGCGCCGACCGGCCTGGCGCTGAAGGACGCGCTGACCGCGTCGCTGTCCGATCACGGGCTGCAGGGTGCGCAGGTGCAGATCGTCGGCAACGGCGTGCAGATCCAGATGAAGAACGTGTCGTTTCCGGCGTGGACGCAGTGGCTCGACGATGCGCGCCGGCAGTTCAAGGTGCAGGTCGGCGAGGCGCACGCGACCGCGCTGAAGGACGACGGCCAGGTCGACCTGACGGCCGTGATGCAACCGTCGACGCAGAAATGA
- a CDS encoding type II toxin-antitoxin system Phd/YefM family antitoxin — translation MQTYNMHDAKTNLSRLIDEAVHAGEPFVIAKAGKPLVKVVPIDTREPAPPSRIGFMKGQIRVPDDFDSMGGDDIRKLFEGDA, via the coding sequence ATGCAGACCTACAACATGCACGACGCGAAGACGAATCTATCGCGCCTGATCGACGAAGCCGTCCATGCCGGTGAACCGTTCGTGATCGCAAAAGCCGGCAAGCCGCTTGTCAAGGTGGTGCCGATCGATACGCGGGAACCGGCTCCGCCGAGCCGGATCGGTTTCATGAAGGGACAGATTCGCGTCCCGGACGATTTCGACTCGATGGGCGGGGACGACATCCGGAAACTGTTCGAGGGCGACGCGTGA